A single region of the Malaclemys terrapin pileata isolate rMalTer1 chromosome 4, rMalTer1.hap1, whole genome shotgun sequence genome encodes:
- the ATP6V1D gene encoding V-type proton ATPase subunit D: MSGKDRIEIFPSRMAQTIMKARLKGAQTGRNLLKKKSDALTLRFRQILKKIIETKMLMGEVMREAAFSLAEAKFTAGDFSTTVIQNVNKAQVKIRAKKDNVAGVTLPVFEHYQEGGDSYELTGLARGGEQLAKLKRNYAKAVELLVELASLQTSFVTLDEAIKITNRRVNAIEHVIIPRIERTLSYIITELDEREREEFYRLKKIQEKKKILKEKNEIERALRKAAGAEHEPANLLAEEKDEDLLFE, from the exons ATGTCGGGCAAGGACCGGATCGAGATTTTCCCCTCGCGGAT GGCTCAGACCATCATGAAGGCTCGTTTGAAAGGGGCCCAGACGGGTCGTAACCTCTTAAAGAAAAAATCTGATGCTCTGACTCTTCGATTCCGACAGATACTAAAGAAAATCATTGAG ACTAAGATGTTAATGGGTGAGGTGAtgagagaagctgcattctcACTTGCTGAGGCAAAATTTACGGCTGGAGACTTCAG TACCACTGTGATCCAGAACGTGAACAAAGCTCAAGTCAAGATCAGAGCTAAGAAAGACAACGTAGCAG GTGTAACCTTACCAGTGTTTGAGCATTACCAAGAAGGAGGGGATA GTTATGAGTTGACTGGCTTAGCTAGAGGTGGGGAGCAGCTGGCAAAACTGAAGAGGAACTATGCCAAAGCAGTGGAGCTGCTTGTAGAACTGGCCTCGCTCCAG ACTTCATTTGTTACACTGGATGAAGCTATTAAGATAACGAACCGGCGTGTGAATGCTATTGAACATG TGATTATTCCCAGGATTGAGCGCACACTGTCCTACATCATCACGGAGCTGgatgagagagagcgagaggagTTCTACAG GTTAAAGAAGAtccaggagaagaaaaaaatattgaaagaaaAGAATGAGATAGAGCGGGCCTTACGGAAAGCTGCTGGGGCGGAACATGAACCTGCCAATCTCCtagcagaagagaaggatgaagACCTCCTCTTTGAGTAG
- the EIF2S1 gene encoding eukaryotic translation initiation factor 2 subunit 1, protein MPGLSCRFYQHKFPEVEDVVMVNVRSIAEMGAYVSLLEYNNIEGMILLSELSRRRIRSINKLIRIGRNECVVVIRVDKEKGYIDLSKRRVSPEEAIKCEDKFTKSKTVYSILRHVAEVLEYTKDEQLESLFQRTAWVFDDKYKRPGYGAYDAFKHAVSDPAILDGLDLTEDERRVLIDNINRRLTPQAVKIRADIEVACYGYEGIDAVKEALRAGLNCSTENMPIKINLIAPPRYVMTTTTLERTEGLSVLNQAMAVIKEKIEEKRGVFNVQMEPKVVTDTDETELARQLERLERENAEVDGDDDAEEMEAKAED, encoded by the exons ATGCCTGGACTAAGTTGTAGATTCTACCAGCATAAATTTCCAGAAGTGGAAGATGTAGTGATGGTCAACGTTCGATCCATTGCTGAAATGGGAGCTTATGTCAGCCTACTGGAATACAACAACATTGAAGGAATGATTCTTCTTAGTGAACTATCCAGGAGACGTATCCGCTCCATAAACAAACTCATCCGCATAGGCAGGAATGAGTGTGTTGTGGTCATAAGAGTCGACAAAGAGAAAG GTTACATTGACTTGTCAAAGCGAAGAGTTTCCCCAGAGGAGGCAATCAAATGTGAAGACAAATTCACCAAATCAAAAACT GTTTACAGTATCCTTCGCCATGTTGCTGAGGTGTTGGAATACACCAAGGATGAGCAGCTGGAGAGTCTGTTCCAGAGAACTGCCTGGGTATTTGATGACAAGTACAAAAGACCAGGATATGGTGCTTATGATGCATTCAAGCATGCAGTCTC AGACCCTGCAATTCTGGATGGACTAGATTTGACAGAAGATGAGAGACGTGTGCTGATTGACAACATAAATAGACGTCTGACACCACAGGCGGTCAAAATCCGAGCTG ACATTGAAGTTGCCTGTTATGGTTATGAAGGCATTGATGCAGTGAAAGAAGCTCTGAGAGCTGGCTTGAACTGTTCCACGGAGAACATGCCAATTAAA ATTAATCTGATAGCTCCTCCTCGTTATGTGATGACCACCACAACGTTGGAGAGAACTGAAGGCCTCTCTGTTCTGAACCAAGCCATGGCTGTCATTAAAGAAAAGATTGAGGAGAAGAGAGGAGTCTTCAATGTGCAGATGGAG CCCAAGGTGGTTACTGACACAGATGAGACTGAGCTTGCAAGGCAACTGGAAAGGCTGGAGAGGGAAAATGCTGAGGTGGATGGCGATGATGATGCTGAGGAAATGGAAGCTAAAGCTGAAGACTAA